One part of the Acyrthosiphon pisum isolate AL4f unplaced genomic scaffold, pea_aphid_22Mar2018_4r6ur Scaffold_385;HRSCAF=811, whole genome shotgun sequence genome encodes these proteins:
- the LOC103311004 gene encoding uncharacterized protein LOC103311004 — protein sequence MINCAFRNWELCVYPNLPQTSKHSWMVKTCSQVEKPRCLIIAFLTYTPGSVTDGYSGDYDACSLTNVKAYINSIEYPYEDFNESFDKNLFTMFYQNYIDFQKHYYERDNSQPCLSREKYKELGPFICIDCSRQSDDAKISNVDLRLEIEASNNFPANTAAYCLVIHDRVIQYNPFTGEVRKL from the coding sequence atgataaattgtgcTTTTAGAAATTGGGAACTTTGCGTTTATCCGAATCTACCACAAACGAGCAAACACTCTTGGATGGTTAAAACTTGTTCGCAGGTTGAAAAACCTAGGTGTTTAATAATCGCTTTTCTCACCTATACGCCGGGAAGCGTGACGGACGGTTATAGCGGCGATTACGACGCGTGTTCGCTGACAAACGTTAAAGCATATATTAATTCAATCGAATACCCGTACGAGGATTTCAACGAGAGTTTCGACAAAAACCTGTTTACGATGTTCTATCAAAATTATATCGATTTCCAAAAACATTATTACGAGAGGGATAACTCCCAACCGTGCCTGTCGAGAGAAAAATATAAAGAGTTGGGACCATTTATCTGCATAGATTGTTCGCGACAAAGCGACGATGCGAAAATTTCTAACGTAGATCTACGTCTTGAAATAGAAGCATCCAATAACTTTCCCGCTAACACAGCCGCCTACTGTCTGGTTATTCACGATCGCGTGATTCAATACAACCCGTTTACCGGTGAAGttagaaaactataa